From one Acidobacteriota bacterium genomic stretch:
- a CDS encoding CBS domain-containing protein, with the protein MRIGEIMTADPAYVTVDTSLHQVAQLMADRDCGIVPVIETAERRKPVGVITDRDLALRTIAHNKNPLHMIAGEVMTEMVVTVEADASVEECVRLMETNRIRRVFVVDQNGNLEGVVAQADIARHAPAVATAGLLKDLSAKAIA; encoded by the coding sequence ATGAGAATCGGAGAAATAATGACTGCGGATCCGGCGTACGTAACCGTCGACACGAGTTTGCACCAGGTGGCGCAATTGATGGCGGACCGTGACTGCGGGATCGTCCCGGTGATCGAAACGGCTGAGCGAAGAAAGCCGGTCGGCGTGATCACCGACCGCGATCTCGCCCTGCGGACGATCGCCCACAACAAGAATCCGCTGCATATGATCGCCGGCGAAGTGATGACCGAGATGGTCGTCACGGTCGAGGCGGACGCGTCGGTCGAGGAATGCGTGCGTTTGATGGAAACGAACCGCATTCGTCGGGTGTTCGTGGTCGACCAGAATGGCAACCTTGAAGGCGTCGTGGCGCAGGCCGACATCGCCCGGCACGCGCCGGCCGTTGCGACTGCCGGCCTTCTGAAGGACCTGTCGGCCAAAGCGATCGCATAG
- a CDS encoding ParB/RepB/Spo0J family partition protein → MRHDSHYVDDLARTNRTVGRILPISQIEPNPDQPRTEIGDLSELSSSIRQKGVLEPLLVKPVPETGMWMIIAGERRWRAANLAGLKEVPCIELDIDERSIAEIALIENMQRKDLTLWEEADGLAALAKHYGYTHDEISKKISKSRTSVTESMTLAGIPQEIREKCATAGISAKSTLLEVARQFDDAAMRTFVETIAERNLTREDIRKAARPEKPGASAARENQSENRFRFQSKSSGFDLTIRFAGGETGDRKQILQALKEVFDKVKAGDAP, encoded by the coding sequence ATGCGTCACGATTCGCATTACGTCGATGATCTCGCGCGCACCAACCGGACCGTCGGGAGAATTCTGCCGATCAGCCAGATCGAACCCAATCCGGATCAGCCGCGCACCGAGATCGGGGACCTGTCCGAGCTTTCGAGTTCGATAAGGCAAAAGGGCGTGCTCGAACCGCTGCTCGTCAAGCCTGTCCCCGAAACGGGTATGTGGATGATCATCGCCGGCGAGCGCCGCTGGCGGGCCGCAAATCTCGCCGGGCTCAAGGAAGTCCCGTGCATCGAGCTCGACATCGACGAACGATCGATCGCCGAGATCGCGCTCATAGAGAATATGCAGCGCAAGGACCTGACGCTTTGGGAAGAGGCCGACGGTCTGGCGGCGCTCGCGAAGCACTATGGCTACACTCACGACGAGATCTCCAAAAAGATCAGCAAGAGCAGGACGTCGGTCACGGAATCGATGACGCTCGCCGGAATTCCGCAAGAGATCCGCGAAAAATGCGCGACCGCGGGCATCAGCGCGAAATCGACATTGCTCGAGGTCGCGCGCCAGTTCGACGACGCGGCGATGCGGACCTTTGTCGAAACGATCGCCGAAAGGAACCTCACGCGCGAGGATATCCGGAAGGCGGCGCGGCCCGAAAAGCCCGGAGCCTCGGCAGCGCGGGAGAATCAATCCGAGAACCGATTTCGGTTCCAGTCGAAGAGCAGCGGGTTCGACTTGACGATCAGGTTCGCCGGCGGAGAGACCGGCGACCGGAAACAGATACTGCAGGCGCTCAAAGAGGTCTTCGACAAGGTCAAGGCCGGCGACGCGCCTTAA
- a CDS encoding zinc-dependent alcohol dehydrogenase family protein: MQAYVLGAAGRVEDRPLRLLRVRIPRAETDEVLVRVTACGICRTDLHICEGDLERRREHIIPGHQVVGRVAECGTSAGKFAIGERVGIAWLGKTCGRCRFCIGGKENLCDAPEFNGWTRDGGFGEYVAIPENFVYRIPDSFTDIEAAPLLCAGIIGYRSLRLTGIDRDSWAGARLGIYGFGAAGHIAIQIARKRGAEVYVATRDRERHQALAVELGAVWIGDTFERPPVELDAAIVFAPAGEIVPAALKALGKGGSLVLGGIHMSPIPEFEYKLIYGERIVRSVANNTRADGEEFLNEAAQAGVRTHTQVFAFDELPEALIALKHDAIRGAAVLEVDETPARFPTSPN, from the coding sequence ATGCAGGCGTACGTGCTTGGCGCGGCCGGTAGGGTCGAAGACCGGCCGTTACGCCTTTTGCGCGTGAGAATTCCGCGCGCCGAAACGGACGAGGTACTTGTTCGGGTGACGGCGTGCGGGATTTGCCGAACGGATCTGCATATCTGCGAAGGAGATCTTGAAAGGCGCCGCGAACACATCATTCCCGGGCATCAGGTTGTCGGGCGGGTTGCCGAATGCGGAACCTCGGCAGGGAAGTTCGCGATCGGCGAACGCGTCGGTATCGCCTGGCTCGGAAAGACCTGCGGCCGCTGCCGTTTCTGCATTGGCGGAAAGGAAAATCTGTGTGACGCTCCGGAGTTCAACGGCTGGACGCGCGACGGCGGGTTCGGCGAATACGTCGCCATACCGGAAAACTTCGTATACCGTATCCCGGACTCTTTTACCGACATCGAAGCCGCGCCTTTGCTTTGCGCCGGAATCATAGGCTACCGCTCGCTGCGCCTGACCGGAATCGATCGGGATTCCTGGGCCGGGGCGCGTCTCGGGATCTATGGATTCGGTGCCGCCGGGCATATCGCGATCCAGATCGCCCGCAAACGCGGCGCCGAGGTTTATGTCGCGACGCGCGATCGTGAACGCCATCAGGCGCTTGCGGTCGAACTCGGGGCCGTCTGGATCGGCGATACGTTTGAACGCCCGCCGGTGGAACTCGACGCCGCGATCGTCTTTGCGCCGGCCGGCGAGATCGTCCCTGCGGCGCTTAAGGCGCTCGGAAAAGGCGGAAGCCTCGTTCTCGGCGGGATACATATGTCGCCGATTCCGGAATTCGAGTACAAACTGATCTACGGCGAGCGGATCGTTCGCTCGGTGGCGAACAACACCCGGGCCGACGGCGAGGAATTTCTCAATGAGGCAGCACAAGCCGGCGTCCGGACGCATACGCAGGTCTTCGCCTTCGACGAACTTCCCGAAGCGCTCATCGCCCTCAAACACGACGCCATCCGCGGCGCGGCCGTTCTGGAAGTCGATGAAACACCTGCACGGTTTCCAACATCGCCGAACTAA
- a CDS encoding ParA family protein, which produces MIIAIANQKGGVGKTTTAINLSAACALAGKRVLLLDLDPQGNSSLSFVHSEDINGSVFELMTELDEPWENFICRTKVDGLHIVPSRISLAKLEAKLVGDFDAIFRLRDRLEQIRNDYDVIFFDTPPTLGIITVNALVAASHVLIPIQSSYFALEGTDDLLETIEKVRARPNPDLDLMGVLVTLFDRRTALSKDVEAHIRQVFGEKAFKTVITRSVRLEESPAHKEAIFSYAPHSSGADEYKKLSKEVLSRA; this is translated from the coding sequence ATGATCATCGCAATCGCTAACCAAAAAGGCGGGGTCGGAAAAACCACCACCGCGATAAATCTCTCGGCGGCCTGCGCGCTCGCCGGCAAACGCGTCCTGTTGCTCGACCTTGATCCGCAGGGGAACAGTTCGCTGTCGTTCGTTCATTCGGAAGACATCAACGGGAGCGTTTTCGAGCTGATGACCGAGCTTGACGAGCCCTGGGAGAATTTCATATGCCGGACAAAGGTCGACGGGCTCCATATCGTTCCGTCGCGCATCAGTCTCGCCAAGCTCGAGGCGAAGCTCGTTGGGGATTTTGACGCCATATTCCGTCTGCGCGACCGGCTCGAGCAGATCCGGAACGATTATGACGTGATCTTCTTTGACACGCCGCCGACCCTTGGGATCATCACCGTCAACGCGCTCGTCGCGGCGTCGCACGTCCTGATCCCGATCCAGTCATCGTATTTCGCGCTTGAAGGCACCGACGATCTGCTCGAAACGATCGAAAAGGTCCGCGCCCGGCCGAATCCCGACCTCGACCTGATGGGCGTGCTGGTGACGCTGTTCGATCGGCGTACGGCACTCTCAAAGGACGTCGAGGCGCACATCCGGCAGGTTTTCGGCGAAAAGGCCTTCAAGACCGTCATTACGCGCAGCGTCCGGCTCGAGGAATCCCCGGCGCACAAAGAAGCGATCTTCAGCTACGCGCCGCATTCGTCCGGCGCCGATGAATACAAGAAACTAAGCAAAGAGGTGTTAAGTCGTGCCTAG
- a CDS encoding formylglycine-generating enzyme family protein translates to MKVAVITLVLLFAIGPTFSQAQSVETAVKAAFEPEFVHIPAGRFRMGSDIGMVDESPAHTVVIEREFWLQATEVTQAEWESVMGVNPSSNPGCGRCPVETVSWDEVKQFIAKLNERDEEFEYRLPSEAEWEYAARAGTVADALPTLDSEAWYFTGRSVGGAQPVGSKSPNRWGLYDILGNVWEWVEDRYGRYGGPPKDERLRVFRGGCWATAADILRPAYRGAAYQSDRLTLVGFRVVRSAKRLS, encoded by the coding sequence ATGAAAGTCGCGGTGATCACATTGGTGCTGCTTTTTGCCATTGGCCCGACGTTCTCGCAGGCGCAGAGCGTCGAAACTGCCGTCAAAGCCGCGTTTGAGCCGGAGTTCGTGCACATACCGGCAGGGCGGTTCCGAATGGGGTCCGACATTGGAATGGTTGATGAGTCGCCGGCGCACACCGTGGTCATCGAAAGGGAATTCTGGTTGCAGGCAACTGAGGTAACGCAGGCCGAATGGGAATCGGTGATGGGCGTGAATCCATCGTCGAATCCCGGTTGCGGGCGCTGTCCGGTTGAGACCGTGTCTTGGGACGAGGTTAAGCAGTTCATCGCAAAACTCAACGAGCGGGATGAAGAATTCGAGTACCGGCTTCCGAGCGAAGCGGAATGGGAATACGCCGCACGTGCGGGAACCGTTGCCGACGCTTTGCCGACCTTAGACTCCGAAGCGTGGTATTTCACAGGCAGGTCCGTCGGAGGCGCGCAGCCGGTCGGCTCGAAGAGTCCGAACCGGTGGGGCCTGTACGACATTCTCGGAAATGTCTGGGAATGGGTCGAAGACCGCTATGGTCGGTACGGCGGCCCCCCAAAAGACGAACGATTACGCGTGTTCCGTGGCGGTTGTTGGGCGACGGCCGCCGACATCCTCAGACCGGCTTACCGCGGCGCCGCCTACCAAAGCGATAGACTTACCCTTGTCGGATTTCGAGTCGTGCGTTCGGCAAAGAGGCTGAGCTAA
- a CDS encoding spermidine synthase, which yields MKIEEIAYHRTELGELVLRRRIEPRLGDLEIFEVKLGDEFLMSSLFTNGEEELSALGLAGLAGGLDVVVGGLGLGYTAVAALRNEKVRSLLVIDKFQEVIDWHLNGLVPLGEVLAGDQRCELRAGDFFALARTGFDAADPERRFDAVLLDIDHSPEHYLDETNRSFYGTEGLNALRGQLKSEGVFALWSNDPSDGKFIDHLRFVFGEASGHDIEFANPYTNSVSVNSVYIARNRTQTPVLR from the coding sequence ATGAAAATTGAGGAAATTGCATATCACAGGACGGAACTGGGCGAACTCGTGCTTCGCCGGCGGATCGAACCAAGACTCGGAGACCTTGAGATATTCGAGGTCAAACTCGGTGACGAGTTTCTGATGTCAAGCCTTTTCACGAACGGGGAGGAAGAGCTGTCGGCGCTCGGGCTGGCCGGACTGGCAGGTGGACTCGACGTGGTTGTCGGCGGTCTCGGGCTCGGCTACACTGCGGTCGCCGCATTGCGAAACGAGAAAGTTCGTTCGTTGCTGGTGATCGACAAGTTTCAGGAAGTCATAGACTGGCATTTGAACGGACTCGTGCCGCTCGGCGAGGTGTTGGCCGGCGACCAACGGTGTGAATTGCGTGCCGGCGACTTCTTTGCGCTGGCGCGAACCGGTTTCGACGCCGCCGATCCGGAGCGGCGGTTCGACGCGGTTCTGCTCGACATCGATCATTCACCGGAGCATTATCTCGATGAAACGAACCGTTCGTTCTACGGCACCGAAGGTTTGAACGCGCTTCGCGGGCAGTTAAAGTCCGAGGGTGTTTTCGCGCTCTGGTCCAACGATCCCTCCGACGGTAAGTTCATTGATCATCTCCGGTTCGTTTTCGGTGAGGCGTCCGGTCACGACATCGAATTCGCGAATCCTTACACGAATTCGGTCTCGGTCAATTCCGTATACATTGCGAGAAACCGGACGCAAACCCCGGTGTTGCGATAG